The following coding sequences lie in one Spinacia oleracea cultivar Varoflay chromosome 1, BTI_SOV_V1, whole genome shotgun sequence genomic window:
- the LOC110782962 gene encoding phosphatidylinositol 3-kinase, root isoform isoform X2: protein MSGNEFRFFLSCDINLPVTFRIDRLEGTLPHLKSPISDTGYAADERRGELYVECALYVDGASFGLPMRTRLESGQSFCWSELITLSTKYRDLTAHSQLSFTVWDVSCCKEEGLIGGATILLFNSKKQLRTGKQKLRLWLGKEADGAFPSSTPGKVPRHERGELERLEKLMNKYERGQIPRVDWLDRLTFKAMEKIKDRESCGTRSSQLYVVVDFCSFEHQVVFQESGPNVFLPSPIGANELVTVWDPEVGKINPSEHKQIKLARSLTRGIIDRDLKPSSNERKAIQRILKHPPTRTLSGDEKQLLWKFRFSLMSEKKALTKFLRCVEWSDVQEAKQTTELMGRWETIDVCDALELLSPVFESEEVRAYAVSVLERADDDELQCYLLQLVQALRFERSDRSRLSHFLVQRSLRNIELASFLRWYVAVELHDPAYAKRFYCTYEMLEENMLKLSADDTGDEDGFKLWQSLVRETELTAQLCSIMRDVRNVRGSTQKKMQKLRQLLSGLLSELTYFEEPIRSPLHPKVLITGIVPNECGLFKSALHPLRLTFRTSSGESCKIIFKKGDDMRQDQLVIQMVSLMDRLLKLENLDLHLTPYRVLATGQDEGMMEFIPSRSLAQILSEHRTIIGFLQKFHPDEDGPFGITATCLETFIKSCAGYSVITYILGVGDRHLDNLLLRDDGRLFHVDFGFILGRDPKPFPPPMKLCKEMVEAMGGAESQYYTRFKQYCCEAYNILRKSSNLILNLFHLMAGSNIPDIASDPEKGILKLQEKFRLDLDDEASIHFFQDLINDSVSALFPQMVETIHRWAQYWR, encoded by the exons ATGAGCGGAAACGAGTTCAGATTCTTCCTGTCTTGCGATATCAACCTCCCTGTTACTTTCCGAATTGATCGTTTGGAGGGCACTTTGCCCCATCTCAAATCTCCTATTTCAG ACACTGGTTATGCTGCAGATGAGAGGAGGGGGGAACTTTATGTTGAATGCGCCTTGTACGTCGATGGTGCTTCTTTTGGACTACCTATGAGAACCAG GCTGGAATCTGGTCAGTCTTTTTGCTGGAGTGAGCTTATTACACTGAGTACCAAATATCGGGATCTCACTGCACACTCACAACTTTCTTTTACG GTATGGGATGTTTCCTGCTGCAAAGAGGAAGGGCTTATTGGTGGAGCAACAATTCTTCTTTTTAACAGCAAGAAGCAACTTAGAACGGGAAAGCAAAAACTTAGGCTGTGGCTGGGGAAAGAAGCTGATGGAGCATTTCCTTCTTCCACACCTGGAAAG GTCCCTAGGCATGAACGGGGGGAGTTGGAGCGTCTAGAGAAGCTTATGAATAAATACGAAAGAGGACAAATTCCACGCGTTGATTGGCTAGATCGGCTCACATTTAAAGCAATGGAGAAGATTAAAGATCGTGAAAGTTGTGGTACCAGGAGTTCCCAATTAtatgttgttgttgatttttgcAGTTTCGAGCATCAGGTTGTCTTCCAG GAATCTGGGCCAAACGTTTTCTTACCATCTCCAATTGGTGCAAATGAACTTGTTACTGTGTGGGATCCAGAAGTTGGGAAGATAAATCCTTCAGAGCACAAACAAATAAAACTTGCTAGGAGCTTAACTCGTGGAATCATTGATCGAGATCTGAAACCAAGTTCCAATGAAAGGAA AGCGATACAAAGGATATTAAAGCACCCACCAACAAGGACTTTAAGTGGAGATGAAAAGCAGCTTCTGTGGAAATTTCGATTCTCATTGATGTCCGAGAAGAAAGCTCTCACCAAGTTTCTTCGGTGTGTTGAATGGAGTGATGTACAG GAAGCGAAGCAGACAACTGAACTGATGGGAAGATGGGAGACCATTGATGTTTGTGATGCACTGGAGCTGTTATCTCCTGTATTTGAAAGTGAAGAG GTTCGTGCATATGCTGTAAGTGTTCTTGAAAGAGCTGATGATGATGAACTACAGTGTTATCTTCTTCAGTTAGTCCAGGCCCTTCGATTTGAGCGCTCTGATAGATCGCGCCTTTCTCATTTCCTTGTGCAGCGCT CCTTGCGAAATATTGAATTGGCCAGTTTTCTTCGTTGGTATGTCGCTGTGGAACTTCACGATCCTGCGTATGCAAAGCGCTTTTATTGTACTTACGAAATGCTGGAAGAGAATATGTTGAAG CTATCAGCTGATGACACTGGAgatgaggatggattcaagttATGGCAAAGTTTAGTTCGTGAAACCGAACTGACAGCTCAGTTGTGTTCTATAATGAGGGATGTTCGTAACGTGCGTGGTAGTACGCAAAAGAAAATGCAAAAGCTTAGACAACTTCTTTCAGGTCTTCTTAGTGAGCTTACCTATTTTGAGGAG CCAATACGATCCCCGTTGCATCCAAAAGTGCTCATTACTGGGATTGTTCCAAATGAGTGTGGATTATTTAAAAGCGCGTTGCACCCTTTACGCCTGACTTTCCGTACTTCTAGTGGAGAAAGTTGTAAGATTATATTTAAGAAGGGAGATGATATGCGGCAAGACCAATTG GTAATTCAAATGGTCTCTCTGATGGATCGGTTGCTTAAGTTGGAGAATCTTGACCTCCATCTTACTCCATACAGAGTCTTGGCAACTGGGCAAGATGAAGGCATGATGGAATTTATACCATCGCGTTCTTTAGCTCAG ATTCTTTCAGAACATCGCACTATCATTGGTTTTCTTCAGAAATTCCACCCTGACGAGGATGGACCATTTGGAATAACTGCTACCTGTCTTGAAACATTTATTAAGAGCTGTGCTGGTTATTCGGTTATCACATACATCCTGGGTGTCGGAGATAG GCATCTAGACAACCTTCTCTTGAGGGATGATGGACGATTGTTTCATGTAGATTTTGGCTTCATATTGGGTCGAGACCCTAAACCATTTCCACCACCAATGAAACTTTGTAAAGAGATGGTTGAGGCTATGGGTGGAGCTGAAAG CCAATATTACACAAGATTCAAGCAATATTGTTGTGAAGCGTACAATATTCTTCGCAAATCCAGCAACTTAATTTTAAATTTGTTCCATTTGATGGCGGGTTCTAACATTCCTGACATTGCTTCAGATCCTGAAAAGGGTATTTTGAAG CTGCAAGAGAAGTTCCGGTTGGACCTGGATGATGAAGCCAGCATACACTTTTTTCAAGATCTCATCAATGACAGTGTTAGTGCCTTGTTCCCACAAATGGTTGAGACGATTCATAGATGGGCTCAGTATTGGCGTTGA
- the LOC110782962 gene encoding phosphatidylinositol 3-kinase, root isoform isoform X1 — translation MSGNEFRFFLSCDINLPVTFRIDRLEGTLPHLKSPISAAVDTGYAADERRGELYVECALYVDGASFGLPMRTRLESGQSFCWSELITLSTKYRDLTAHSQLSFTVWDVSCCKEEGLIGGATILLFNSKKQLRTGKQKLRLWLGKEADGAFPSSTPGKVPRHERGELERLEKLMNKYERGQIPRVDWLDRLTFKAMEKIKDRESCGTRSSQLYVVVDFCSFEHQVVFQESGPNVFLPSPIGANELVTVWDPEVGKINPSEHKQIKLARSLTRGIIDRDLKPSSNERKAIQRILKHPPTRTLSGDEKQLLWKFRFSLMSEKKALTKFLRCVEWSDVQEAKQTTELMGRWETIDVCDALELLSPVFESEEVRAYAVSVLERADDDELQCYLLQLVQALRFERSDRSRLSHFLVQRSLRNIELASFLRWYVAVELHDPAYAKRFYCTYEMLEENMLKLSADDTGDEDGFKLWQSLVRETELTAQLCSIMRDVRNVRGSTQKKMQKLRQLLSGLLSELTYFEEPIRSPLHPKVLITGIVPNECGLFKSALHPLRLTFRTSSGESCKIIFKKGDDMRQDQLVIQMVSLMDRLLKLENLDLHLTPYRVLATGQDEGMMEFIPSRSLAQILSEHRTIIGFLQKFHPDEDGPFGITATCLETFIKSCAGYSVITYILGVGDRHLDNLLLRDDGRLFHVDFGFILGRDPKPFPPPMKLCKEMVEAMGGAESQYYTRFKQYCCEAYNILRKSSNLILNLFHLMAGSNIPDIASDPEKGILKLQEKFRLDLDDEASIHFFQDLINDSVSALFPQMVETIHRWAQYWR, via the exons ATGAGCGGAAACGAGTTCAGATTCTTCCTGTCTTGCGATATCAACCTCCCTGTTACTTTCCGAATTGATCGTTTGGAGGGCACTTTGCCCCATCTCAAATCTCCTATTTCAG CTGCTGTAGACACTGGTTATGCTGCAGATGAGAGGAGGGGGGAACTTTATGTTGAATGCGCCTTGTACGTCGATGGTGCTTCTTTTGGACTACCTATGAGAACCAG GCTGGAATCTGGTCAGTCTTTTTGCTGGAGTGAGCTTATTACACTGAGTACCAAATATCGGGATCTCACTGCACACTCACAACTTTCTTTTACG GTATGGGATGTTTCCTGCTGCAAAGAGGAAGGGCTTATTGGTGGAGCAACAATTCTTCTTTTTAACAGCAAGAAGCAACTTAGAACGGGAAAGCAAAAACTTAGGCTGTGGCTGGGGAAAGAAGCTGATGGAGCATTTCCTTCTTCCACACCTGGAAAG GTCCCTAGGCATGAACGGGGGGAGTTGGAGCGTCTAGAGAAGCTTATGAATAAATACGAAAGAGGACAAATTCCACGCGTTGATTGGCTAGATCGGCTCACATTTAAAGCAATGGAGAAGATTAAAGATCGTGAAAGTTGTGGTACCAGGAGTTCCCAATTAtatgttgttgttgatttttgcAGTTTCGAGCATCAGGTTGTCTTCCAG GAATCTGGGCCAAACGTTTTCTTACCATCTCCAATTGGTGCAAATGAACTTGTTACTGTGTGGGATCCAGAAGTTGGGAAGATAAATCCTTCAGAGCACAAACAAATAAAACTTGCTAGGAGCTTAACTCGTGGAATCATTGATCGAGATCTGAAACCAAGTTCCAATGAAAGGAA AGCGATACAAAGGATATTAAAGCACCCACCAACAAGGACTTTAAGTGGAGATGAAAAGCAGCTTCTGTGGAAATTTCGATTCTCATTGATGTCCGAGAAGAAAGCTCTCACCAAGTTTCTTCGGTGTGTTGAATGGAGTGATGTACAG GAAGCGAAGCAGACAACTGAACTGATGGGAAGATGGGAGACCATTGATGTTTGTGATGCACTGGAGCTGTTATCTCCTGTATTTGAAAGTGAAGAG GTTCGTGCATATGCTGTAAGTGTTCTTGAAAGAGCTGATGATGATGAACTACAGTGTTATCTTCTTCAGTTAGTCCAGGCCCTTCGATTTGAGCGCTCTGATAGATCGCGCCTTTCTCATTTCCTTGTGCAGCGCT CCTTGCGAAATATTGAATTGGCCAGTTTTCTTCGTTGGTATGTCGCTGTGGAACTTCACGATCCTGCGTATGCAAAGCGCTTTTATTGTACTTACGAAATGCTGGAAGAGAATATGTTGAAG CTATCAGCTGATGACACTGGAgatgaggatggattcaagttATGGCAAAGTTTAGTTCGTGAAACCGAACTGACAGCTCAGTTGTGTTCTATAATGAGGGATGTTCGTAACGTGCGTGGTAGTACGCAAAAGAAAATGCAAAAGCTTAGACAACTTCTTTCAGGTCTTCTTAGTGAGCTTACCTATTTTGAGGAG CCAATACGATCCCCGTTGCATCCAAAAGTGCTCATTACTGGGATTGTTCCAAATGAGTGTGGATTATTTAAAAGCGCGTTGCACCCTTTACGCCTGACTTTCCGTACTTCTAGTGGAGAAAGTTGTAAGATTATATTTAAGAAGGGAGATGATATGCGGCAAGACCAATTG GTAATTCAAATGGTCTCTCTGATGGATCGGTTGCTTAAGTTGGAGAATCTTGACCTCCATCTTACTCCATACAGAGTCTTGGCAACTGGGCAAGATGAAGGCATGATGGAATTTATACCATCGCGTTCTTTAGCTCAG ATTCTTTCAGAACATCGCACTATCATTGGTTTTCTTCAGAAATTCCACCCTGACGAGGATGGACCATTTGGAATAACTGCTACCTGTCTTGAAACATTTATTAAGAGCTGTGCTGGTTATTCGGTTATCACATACATCCTGGGTGTCGGAGATAG GCATCTAGACAACCTTCTCTTGAGGGATGATGGACGATTGTTTCATGTAGATTTTGGCTTCATATTGGGTCGAGACCCTAAACCATTTCCACCACCAATGAAACTTTGTAAAGAGATGGTTGAGGCTATGGGTGGAGCTGAAAG CCAATATTACACAAGATTCAAGCAATATTGTTGTGAAGCGTACAATATTCTTCGCAAATCCAGCAACTTAATTTTAAATTTGTTCCATTTGATGGCGGGTTCTAACATTCCTGACATTGCTTCAGATCCTGAAAAGGGTATTTTGAAG CTGCAAGAGAAGTTCCGGTTGGACCTGGATGATGAAGCCAGCATACACTTTTTTCAAGATCTCATCAATGACAGTGTTAGTGCCTTGTTCCCACAAATGGTTGAGACGATTCATAGATGGGCTCAGTATTGGCGTTGA
- the LOC110782963 gene encoding polyphenol oxidase, chloroplastic (The RefSeq protein has 1 substitution compared to this genomic sequence), which yields MATLSSPTIITTTSILLNNPFLPKTPQLSAHHHRGVRSVNGKVSCQTKNNNGNDDNNQFQLIQNPNTNTPYLLDRRNILLGLGGMYAALGSEGANYYNTLAAPILPDVEKCTLSDALWDGSVGDHCCPPPFDLNITKDFEFKNYHNHVKKVRRPAHKAYEDQEWLNDYKRAIAIMKSLPMSDPRSHMQQARVHCAYCDGSYPVLGHNDTRLEVHASWLFPSFHRWYLYFYERILGKLINKPDFALPYWNWDHRDGMRIPEIFKEMDSPLFDPNRNTNHLDKMMNLSFVSDEEGSDVNEDDQYEENILLMRKAMVYPSVSDDPNKAELFLGSPYRAGDKMEGDVSGAGILERMPHNSVHVWTRSNTIKGNQDMGAFWSAGRDPLFYCHHSNVDRMWSLWTDVLHGGNFPKTPEYDDYRNAYFYFYDENANPVRVYVRDSFDTERLGYKYEDQELPWMSITQQQQQQQRQQQRQPLLGGRLKTRTFSLVKKVLTELKVMLPLPLKYSVIKTKVDRPKKSRTKEDKLEHEEVLVINFKLGKSKDFIKFDVYINDGTDYKPEDKTKINLEYAGSFTSLTHGGGGGGGDMSHMAEEDMGKNTVLKLALNQLLEDLDATDDDSIQVTIVPKSGTDSIVITGIDIE from the coding sequence ATGGCAACTCTCTCTTCTCCGACCATTATCACCACTACTTCCATCCTCCTCAACAACCCTTTTCTCCCCAAAACACCCCAACTTTCCGCTCATCACCACCGTGGTGTTCGATCTGTAAACGGAAAAGTCTCGTGCCAAACAAAAAACAACAATGGTAACGATGACAATAACCAATTTCAACTCATTCAAAACCCTAACACAAACACACCGTATTTATTAGATAGGAGAAATATACTCCTTGGTTTAGGTGGCATGTATGCTGCCTTAGGGAGTGAGGGAGCTAATTACTATAATACCCTAGCTGCCCCCATTCTCCCTGACGTGGAAAAATGTACCCTGAGTGACGCCCTATGGGACGGGTCAGTTGGTGATCATTGCTGCCCTCCACCCTTCGATCTCAACATAACGAAAGATTTCGAGTTTAAGAACTATCATAACCACGTGAAGAAGGTTCGGCGTCCAGCACACAAAGCCTACGAGGACCAAGAATGGCTAAATGATTATAAAAGAGCAATTGCCATAATGAAGTCACTCCCAATGAGCGACCCTCGCAGCCACATGCAACAAGCTAGGGTACATTGTGCTTATTGTGATGGATCTTATCCGGTACTCGGTCACAATGATACTCGACTTGAGGTCCACGCTAGTTGGTTATTCCCTTCTTTCCATAGATGGTATCTCTATTTCTACGAGAGGATCCTTGGGAAGTTGATCAACAAACCTGATTTCGCCTTGCCTTACTGGAATTGGGATCATCGTGATGGGATGCGTATCCCTGAGATATTCAAAGAAATGGATTCTCCCCTCTTTGATCCTAACCGGAATACAAACCACCTTGACAAGATGATGAATTTGTCGTTTGTATCCGACGAGGAAGGTTCCGATGTCAATGAAGATGATCAATACGAAGAAAACATATTGCTTATGCGTAAGGCGATGGTGTACCCGAGTGTTTCCGACGATCCAAACAAGGCTGAGCTCTTCTTAGGGAGTCCGTACCGTGCAGGAGACAAAATGGAGGGGGATGTAAGTGGTGCTGGGATTCTTGAGCGTATGCCTCACAACTCGGTCCATGTATGGACCGGAAGTAATACTATTAAGGGTAATCAAGACATGGGTGCCTTCTGGTCTGCTGGACGTGACCCTTTGTTTTATTGTCATCACTCTAATGTAGATAGAATGTGGAGTCTTTGGACTGACGTTCTCCATGGGGGTAACTTCCCTAAGACGCCTGAATACGATGATTATCGAAATGCGTATTTCTACTTCTACGATGAAAACGCTAACCCTGTAAGGGTTTATGTCAGGGATAGTTTCGACACGGAGAGACTCGGGTACAAGTACGAAGATCAGGAACTGCCATGGATGTCAATtactcaacaacaacaacaacaacaacgacaacaaCAACGACAACCGCTGCTGGGGGGACGACTCAAGACGAGAACGTTTTCTCTAGTTAAAAAGGTTTTAACGGAATTAAAGGTGATGCTCCCTTTGCCCTTAAAGTACTCGGTCATAAAAACGAAGGTCGATAGGCCTAAAAAGTCTAGAACAAAGGAAGACAAGCTGGAACATGAGGAGGTTCTtgttataaatttcaaattaggAAAGTCAAAGGATTTTATCAAGTTTGATGTTTATATCAATGATGGAACTGATTATAAACCCGAGGATAAGACTAAAATCAATCTTGAGTATGCTGGAAGTTTCACCAGCTTAACCCAtggtggaggtggaggtggaggtgaCATGAGCCAcatggcagaggaggatatGGGTAAGAACACTGTCCTCAAGTTGGCATTGAACCAGCTCCTTGAAGACCTTGATGCCACCGACGACGACTCTATTCAGGTCACTATTGTCCCTAAATCAGGAACGGACTCCATAGTTATCACTGGTATCGACATCGAGTGA